Proteins encoded together in one Orrella marina window:
- a CDS encoding M90 family metallopeptidase, giving the protein MFRWLAGLGARDYEVADVLSRVTQQQWDQTFRLLPFLAGLGPDELDRLRHKTAWFLASKRFSAAHELELTDEIMLSIAVQASVPILNLDTTVYEGWTQIIVYPGAFLVPRTEMDEAGVIHEYIAPASGEAWDGGPVILSWDDVEHDAQHLANVVIHEFAHKLDLYNGQADGIPVKPGKQSAGRVSLREWRLALRNALEMFRDQIDQLEQSVPSGIDSMSGLVQPWYDTLPMDPYAATDEAEFFAVSSEVFFVDPLRLESDFTQWYFCLSQYYEQDPATRFRSAG; this is encoded by the coding sequence ATGTTTCGATGGCTGGCCGGGCTTGGTGCCCGTGATTATGAGGTGGCGGATGTTCTGTCTCGAGTGACGCAGCAGCAGTGGGACCAGACGTTCAGATTGCTACCTTTTCTAGCTGGGCTGGGCCCTGATGAACTCGATCGTTTGCGCCACAAAACGGCCTGGTTTCTGGCAAGTAAACGCTTCAGCGCCGCCCATGAGCTCGAGCTGACGGATGAGATTATGCTGTCGATTGCCGTGCAGGCGAGTGTGCCCATTCTGAATCTTGATACAACGGTATACGAAGGATGGACGCAGATCATCGTCTATCCGGGAGCATTTCTGGTTCCGCGCACAGAAATGGATGAAGCAGGGGTCATACACGAGTACATTGCGCCCGCCAGCGGTGAGGCATGGGATGGAGGGCCTGTCATCCTGTCCTGGGATGATGTCGAGCACGATGCACAGCACCTGGCGAATGTGGTCATTCATGAGTTCGCACACAAGCTTGACCTTTACAACGGCCAGGCCGATGGTATCCCCGTCAAACCAGGTAAACAGAGTGCCGGTCGTGTGTCCTTGCGTGAGTGGCGATTAGCACTGCGCAATGCGCTCGAAATGTTTCGCGATCAGATTGACCAGCTTGAACAGTCCGTCCCGTCGGGGATTGATTCCATGTCCGGGCTTGTTCAACCCTGGTATGACACGCTGCCCATGGATCCCTACGCTGCGACCGACGAGGCAGAGTTCTTTGCGGTTAGCTCGGAAGTGTTCTTCGTGGATCCGTTGCGACTAGAGTCGGATTTTACGCAATGGTATTTCTGCCTGAGTCAGTATTACGAGCAGGATCCCGCGACTAGATTTCGTTCGGCCGGCTAA
- a CDS encoding N-formylglutamate amidohydrolase, whose product MSNSTLNHLPPFIRHDPTVEPIALVCDSPHSGITYPVDFRCAVPMEQLRQGEDNHVHELWHAAPSVGATLVEATFPRVYIDPNRSLKDLDPDLLDGQWPDPLSPGEKTRLGKGLVWTTLDQNVRIYDQKLPVAEVRKRIDQFYTPYHQALAEAIDQRYKQFGALWHLNLHSMPANAYERMDIQTDKKLADFVLGDRDGTTCSPDFIGLVESFLIGKGYTVARNDPYKGVELIAQIGQPPKNRHSLQVEIIRPIYMNEQTREKNDGFVTLQADLTELLGVLRDYITDQQPRQD is encoded by the coding sequence ATGAGCAACTCCACACTCAATCACCTGCCCCCATTCATCCGTCACGATCCGACGGTAGAGCCTATTGCACTGGTCTGTGACTCTCCTCACAGTGGTATCACCTACCCCGTTGACTTTCGTTGCGCCGTACCAATGGAACAATTACGGCAGGGTGAGGACAATCATGTCCATGAACTATGGCATGCCGCACCATCCGTTGGTGCAACCTTGGTTGAAGCCACGTTTCCTCGTGTCTACATTGACCCGAACCGCAGCCTGAAAGATCTGGACCCTGATTTGCTAGACGGACAATGGCCAGACCCGCTGTCACCCGGAGAAAAAACCCGTCTCGGCAAAGGACTGGTGTGGACCACGCTTGACCAGAACGTCCGCATTTATGACCAGAAACTGCCCGTGGCCGAAGTCCGCAAGCGCATCGACCAGTTCTACACACCGTACCACCAGGCACTGGCTGAGGCGATCGACCAGCGTTACAAGCAGTTCGGCGCGCTCTGGCACTTGAATCTGCATTCGATGCCCGCGAACGCCTACGAACGCATGGATATCCAGACAGACAAGAAACTTGCAGACTTTGTGCTCGGAGACCGGGATGGCACAACCTGCTCACCGGATTTCATCGGCCTGGTCGAATCGTTTCTGATCGGCAAGGGCTACACGGTTGCTCGCAACGATCCTTACAAAGGAGTGGAGCTGATTGCGCAGATCGGTCAGCCACCTAAGAACCGTCACAGTCTGCAGGTGGAGATCATTCGTCCGATCTACATGAACGAGCAGACACGCGAGAAGAACGACGGCTTTGTGACATTACAGGCTGATCTGACTGAATTGCTTGGCGTTCTGCGTGACTACATCACCGATCAGCAACCCAGACAGGATTGA
- a CDS encoding pirin family protein, whose translation MEHDSKPTDVSGESRVSQIDLRLAELGEGFEVARALPSKQQRLVGPWCFLDHLGPADLAAGKGLHIGAHPHTCLQTFTWMMKGEILHCDSLGYEQVIRPGQVNLMTAGRGISHTEDSVGDAGQLHTAQLWIALPPGQEEIDPAFEHHADLPVWGLGAMTCTLLAGEHDGRCSPAKVYSDMMGVDLQANVATRQRFELRPDFEYAVLVCEGSVALDDQPVQSKRFAYLAPGRDHVTVSLEASSRCLLIGGAPFTSEVHIWWNFVAPSREHINLAFQDWQDHGPRFGEVPGASRRLDAPRPPWMESR comes from the coding sequence ATGGAGCATGATTCAAAACCCACTGACGTATCGGGAGAGTCCCGTGTCAGTCAAATCGATCTCAGACTTGCCGAACTGGGGGAAGGGTTCGAGGTCGCCCGTGCACTACCCTCAAAGCAGCAGCGACTGGTGGGGCCGTGGTGTTTTCTGGATCATCTCGGGCCTGCGGATCTGGCTGCAGGCAAGGGTCTGCATATCGGGGCGCATCCCCATACCTGTCTGCAGACCTTCACATGGATGATGAAAGGCGAGATTCTGCATTGTGACAGTCTCGGTTATGAGCAGGTCATCCGGCCTGGCCAGGTCAACCTGATGACTGCAGGCAGGGGAATCAGTCATACGGAAGATTCTGTCGGGGATGCCGGGCAGCTACACACGGCGCAGTTGTGGATCGCCCTGCCACCGGGTCAGGAAGAGATTGATCCGGCATTCGAGCATCACGCCGATCTTCCTGTCTGGGGCCTGGGAGCTATGACTTGTACATTGCTCGCAGGTGAGCATGATGGCCGTTGTTCGCCCGCAAAGGTTTACTCGGACATGATGGGAGTGGACCTTCAGGCGAACGTAGCGACCCGTCAGCGGTTCGAGCTGAGGCCCGACTTTGAATACGCCGTGCTGGTCTGCGAGGGCAGTGTCGCGTTAGATGACCAGCCTGTGCAGTCCAAGCGCTTTGCCTATCTGGCTCCTGGACGTGATCACGTGACGGTTTCACTTGAAGCCAGCAGCCGTTGTCTGCTGATCGGGGGCGCGCCTTTCACCAGCGAAGTTCATATCTGGTGGAATTTTGTAGCGCCCAGTCGAGAGCACATCAACCTGGCGTTTCAGGACTGGCAGGATCACGGCCCGCGATTTGGAGAGGTGCCGGGCGCATCACGTCGTCTTGATGCGCCTCGTCCGCCTTGGATGGAGTCGCGATGA
- a CDS encoding (2Fe-2S)-binding protein — MKTELTVNGSAVEIDAPPNTLLVQALREHLQLTGTHVGCDTAQCGACTVIVNGDALKSCNVLLAQVAGKAITTIEGLAAEDGTMHPMQQAFKECHGLQCGFCTTGMVMSAVDLANKHPDASEREIRELLEGNLCRCTGYQNIVRAVQQGSAQMKA; from the coding sequence ATGAAAACTGAGTTGACTGTCAACGGGTCAGCCGTTGAAATCGACGCGCCCCCGAACACCTTGCTCGTGCAGGCGCTTAGAGAACATCTCCAGCTAACAGGAACCCACGTCGGCTGTGACACGGCCCAGTGCGGTGCCTGTACCGTGATCGTGAATGGTGACGCACTCAAATCCTGTAATGTGCTGCTCGCACAGGTCGCTGGCAAGGCGATCACCACCATTGAGGGCCTTGCAGCAGAAGACGGCACCATGCATCCCATGCAGCAGGCATTCAAAGAGTGCCATGGTCTGCAATGCGGATTTTGTACCACTGGAATGGTCATGAGCGCGGTCGATCTGGCCAACAAACATCCCGACGCGAGTGAGCGCGAGATTCGCGAACTTCTAGAAGGCAACCTGTGCCGCTGCACTGGTTACCAGAACATTGTGCGGGCCGTGCAGCAAGGCTCAGCCCAGATGAAAGCCTGA
- a CDS encoding xanthine dehydrogenase family protein molybdopterin-binding subunit: MGSNDFASLPYIGDSVLRKEDERFLTGAGQYTDDIDLSNLAQAVFLRSPHAHANIRSIDTTAAKAAPGVLAVFTGEDVAADKIGGLPCGWLITSTNGEPMKEPAHPILAVGKARHVGDQVAMVIAKTAEQAKNAAELIEVDYEPLAAVADVRDAQKEGAPAVHDEAPDNHCFKWVIGDKDAVDAAFEQAAHVTQLDLINNRLIPNAMEPRAAIGCYSRASDEYTLYVANQNPHVERLLLTAFVMGLPEHKVRVIAPDVGGGFGSKIYLYAEDVCVTWAAKKLNRNIKWTAERTESFVSDAHGRDHVTHAELAMDKDGKFLAFRVHTDANLGAYLSTFSSAVPTILYATLLAGQYTTPQVYVEVDSWFTNTVPVDAYRGAGRPEATYLLERIVTRAGWEMGLSQDEIRRRNFITEFPYQTPVALQYDTGDYNQCLDKAMELGEVAGFEDRRKATEAKGWLRGIGYSSYIEACGLAPSNIAGALGARAGLFECGEVRVHPTGSVTVFTGSHSHGQGHETTFAQVVAARLGIPVENVDIVHGDTGRVPFGMGTYGSRSISVGGAAIMRAIDKVEAKAKKIAAHLLEASDADIEFANGEFSVKGTDKKIPFAEIALTAYVPHNYPLETLEPGLNETAFYDPTNFTFPAGTYICEVEVSPLTGEVKIDRFTAVDDFGTIINPMIVEGQVHGGLVQGIGQALLENCVYDRETAQLLTGSFMDYAMPRADDFPEFRIGHVCTPCTTNPLGTKGCGEAGAIGSPPAVINAVLDALAPLGVKDLDMPASPHRVWEVIQNARA; this comes from the coding sequence ATGGGTTCAAACGATTTTGCGAGTCTTCCCTACATCGGTGACTCGGTTCTCAGAAAAGAAGACGAACGTTTCCTCACCGGCGCCGGTCAATATACTGACGATATCGACCTGAGCAACCTGGCGCAGGCGGTGTTTCTGCGCTCGCCTCATGCACATGCGAATATCCGCTCCATCGACACGACTGCCGCCAAGGCAGCACCAGGGGTGCTGGCCGTTTTTACTGGCGAAGACGTTGCTGCCGACAAGATTGGTGGTCTGCCCTGTGGCTGGCTGATCACCAGCACCAATGGCGAACCGATGAAGGAGCCGGCTCACCCGATCCTGGCAGTCGGCAAGGCGCGCCACGTCGGAGACCAGGTGGCGATGGTGATCGCAAAAACCGCCGAACAGGCCAAGAACGCAGCCGAGTTGATCGAGGTCGACTATGAGCCTCTTGCCGCGGTTGCCGACGTGCGCGACGCTCAAAAGGAGGGTGCACCTGCCGTGCACGATGAAGCCCCTGACAACCACTGCTTCAAGTGGGTCATCGGCGACAAGGATGCAGTCGATGCTGCCTTTGAACAGGCCGCACATGTCACCCAGCTCGACCTGATCAACAACCGCCTGATTCCAAACGCCATGGAGCCTCGCGCAGCCATCGGCTGCTACAGCCGTGCCAGCGACGAGTACACCCTGTATGTGGCGAACCAGAACCCGCACGTCGAGCGGCTCTTGCTGACCGCATTTGTCATGGGACTGCCTGAACACAAGGTGCGGGTGATCGCACCAGATGTGGGTGGCGGATTCGGTTCAAAGATCTACCTGTATGCCGAAGACGTCTGCGTGACCTGGGCCGCCAAAAAGCTCAACCGTAACATCAAGTGGACAGCGGAACGGACCGAGTCCTTTGTGTCTGACGCCCATGGACGTGACCACGTCACGCATGCCGAGCTTGCCATGGACAAGGACGGCAAATTCCTGGCGTTTCGTGTGCACACAGACGCCAACCTGGGTGCCTACCTGTCAACGTTCTCGAGCGCGGTACCAACCATTCTGTACGCAACGCTTTTGGCTGGCCAGTACACCACCCCGCAAGTCTATGTTGAGGTGGACTCCTGGTTCACCAACACGGTCCCTGTTGACGCCTACCGGGGCGCAGGCCGCCCCGAAGCCACCTACCTGCTTGAGCGCATTGTCACCCGTGCCGGGTGGGAAATGGGGCTGAGTCAGGACGAGATCCGGCGGCGCAACTTCATCACCGAGTTCCCCTACCAGACACCAGTCGCCCTGCAGTATGACACCGGCGACTACAACCAGTGTCTGGACAAAGCCATGGAACTCGGGGAAGTTGCCGGCTTCGAAGACCGACGCAAAGCCACTGAGGCTAAAGGATGGCTTCGTGGAATTGGTTACTCCAGCTACATTGAGGCCTGCGGTCTCGCACCGAGCAATATCGCCGGAGCTCTGGGCGCACGCGCGGGTCTGTTCGAATGCGGAGAGGTCCGGGTCCATCCCACAGGTAGCGTGACCGTTTTCACTGGCTCACACAGCCACGGTCAGGGACACGAGACAACGTTTGCCCAGGTCGTCGCCGCCAGACTCGGCATACCGGTCGAGAATGTTGACATCGTGCACGGCGACACTGGTCGGGTACCGTTTGGCATGGGCACCTACGGGTCACGCTCGATTTCGGTTGGGGGCGCCGCCATCATGCGGGCCATCGACAAGGTCGAAGCCAAAGCCAAGAAGATTGCGGCGCATCTTCTTGAGGCCAGTGATGCCGACATCGAGTTTGCCAATGGCGAATTCAGTGTCAAGGGAACGGACAAGAAAATTCCCTTCGCAGAGATCGCGCTCACAGCCTATGTCCCGCACAACTATCCGCTCGAGACACTGGAACCTGGACTCAACGAAACTGCGTTCTATGACCCGACCAACTTCACCTTCCCGGCTGGAACCTATATCTGCGAAGTGGAGGTCAGCCCACTGACTGGCGAAGTCAAGATCGACCGGTTCACTGCGGTGGATGACTTCGGAACGATCATCAACCCCATGATCGTGGAAGGTCAGGTCCACGGCGGACTGGTACAGGGAATCGGTCAGGCGCTGCTGGAGAACTGTGTATATGACCGTGAAACAGCCCAGTTGCTGACCGGTTCGTTCATGGACTACGCCATGCCGCGGGCAGACGACTTTCCGGAATTCCGCATAGGGCATGTCTGCACCCCTTGCACAACCAATCCGCTAGGCACAAAAGGTTGCGGTGAAGCAGGTGCCATCGGATCGCCTCCGGCAGTCATCAATGCGGTGCTGGATGCGCTCGCTCCACTGGGCGTCAAAGACCTGGATATGCCCGCGTCACCCCACCGCGTGTGGGAAGTCATCCAGAATGCCCGAGCCTGA
- a CDS encoding FAD binding domain-containing protein — MYQFEYVRASSVQEASQKAQQGGQYLAGGQTLLASMKQRLAQPETLLDLGSLAELQGIREEGSALVIGAMTRHQDVETDALVKARIPALAALAAGIGDKQVRAMGTLGGSLANNDPAACYPCAVLGLGATVNTDQRIIPADEYFQGMYTTALEPGELIVSVGFPVPQQAAYAKFRQPASRFALVGVFVAKTAGGVRVAITGAGNGVFRHEGLENALNADFSPDVVANVQIDADDLSADLHASAAYRAQLIKVQAQRAVAMALGQEV, encoded by the coding sequence ATGTATCAATTTGAATATGTTCGTGCATCCTCTGTTCAAGAGGCAAGTCAGAAGGCCCAGCAAGGTGGCCAGTACCTGGCAGGCGGCCAGACCTTGCTGGCATCCATGAAGCAACGTCTGGCTCAGCCGGAGACACTGCTTGATCTGGGTTCGCTTGCCGAACTGCAAGGCATCCGCGAAGAAGGATCTGCGCTGGTCATCGGGGCCATGACCCGCCACCAGGATGTGGAGACAGACGCATTGGTGAAAGCCAGAATCCCGGCCCTGGCAGCCCTGGCAGCCGGCATCGGTGACAAGCAGGTGCGTGCCATGGGGACGCTGGGCGGCTCCCTGGCCAACAATGATCCGGCAGCGTGCTACCCCTGTGCAGTACTGGGTCTGGGTGCGACAGTCAACACAGATCAGCGCATCATCCCGGCCGACGAGTACTTTCAGGGGATGTACACCACCGCACTTGAACCAGGGGAACTGATTGTTTCGGTCGGGTTTCCGGTTCCGCAGCAGGCAGCTTATGCCAAGTTCAGGCAACCGGCTTCCCGGTTTGCCCTGGTTGGGGTGTTTGTTGCCAAGACAGCAGGGGGAGTACGGGTCGCCATTACTGGAGCCGGCAACGGGGTTTTCCGTCACGAAGGACTGGAAAATGCCCTCAATGCAGACTTCAGCCCGGATGTTGTGGCCAATGTACAGATCGACGCCGATGATCTCAGCGCAGATCTGCATGCCAGCGCAGCCTATCGAGCCCAGCTCATCAAGGTGCAGGCGCAAAGGGCGGTGGCGATGGCACTTGGTCAGGAGGTCTGA
- a CDS encoding AAA family ATPase: MTESEVKVGSVNLGVSPAIDGLIAELATVGYFADRRLATALHLAISLGRPLLLEGDPGVGKTELAKALALVRQQKLIRLQCYDGLELRDALYEWNHSAQLIHLRASSEQRSAEDIEREVYQPRYLIRRPLLQALEEPAPGAVLLIDEVDRADEPFEAFLLEYLGEYQVTIPELGTIRAMSTPVTILTSNRTRELHDAIKRRCLFHWLDYPDRDREMQILQSQVPDLPDKLSSQITGFVQRLRNRPFADAFSRTPGIAESVEWAKALVALNTLQLDPEIVQNTAGVMFKQREDIQALEPLLDELLAPQN, from the coding sequence TTGACGGAGTCTGAAGTCAAGGTAGGCTCAGTGAATCTGGGGGTTAGCCCAGCCATTGACGGTTTGATTGCAGAACTGGCAACGGTCGGGTACTTTGCTGACAGGCGGCTGGCCACGGCCCTGCACCTGGCCATCAGTCTGGGCCGACCTCTCCTGCTGGAGGGCGATCCTGGGGTCGGCAAAACCGAACTGGCCAAGGCGCTGGCACTGGTCAGACAGCAGAAGCTGATCCGGCTGCAGTGTTACGACGGGCTGGAGCTACGTGATGCACTGTATGAGTGGAACCATTCGGCACAGTTGATTCATCTGAGAGCTTCCTCAGAACAGCGAAGCGCTGAAGATATCGAACGTGAGGTCTACCAGCCACGCTACCTGATTCGCAGGCCGCTACTGCAGGCGCTCGAAGAGCCCGCGCCGGGGGCGGTCCTGCTGATCGACGAGGTGGACCGGGCTGATGAACCGTTCGAGGCATTCCTGCTGGAGTATCTGGGCGAATATCAGGTCACCATACCGGAGCTAGGCACCATCCGGGCCATGAGCACACCGGTCACGATCCTGACCAGCAATCGGACAAGGGAGCTGCATGATGCAATCAAGAGACGCTGCCTGTTTCACTGGCTTGACTATCCAGATCGCGACCGGGAAATGCAGATACTGCAATCACAAGTACCAGACCTGCCAGACAAGCTGAGCAGCCAGATCACTGGGTTTGTCCAGCGACTTCGAAACCGGCCGTTTGCGGACGCGTTCAGTCGCACGCCAGGTATTGCGGAAAGTGTCGAATGGGCCAAAGCACTGGTTGCACTGAACACGCTGCAACTGGATCCTGAGATCGTGCAGAACACAGCCGGTGTGATGTTCAAACAGCGAGAAGACATCCAGGCGCTTGAGCCCCTGCTTGACGAACTGCTCGCACCCCAGAACTGA
- a CDS encoding vWA domain-containing protein, protein MVLGDARAGKFAENLTGFGRMLRRAGLRVDTSRIKLAQQALTQVDLGARIEVMAALESTLVSRHQDREVFQQLFDAYFKDPEIARQLLAQLLPQSKASKTPAQRSPRAQEALHVINQPNRKTPQPREDEIKLDAAMSASDRERLRHADFEGLSASEYRLVERLAREIPLSLPRHNARRYRAANRGDQIYWPGLMRELARHDGEFLEIARVTRQTQPLPLLVLVDVSGSMERYARLLLAFLHQATHDLRQTRRAVFAFGTQLTNLNKAFRLDDADAMLASVNEAVPDFGGGTLISEAIRCLRQQYRHAIVGNRSIVLIISDGLDTGDPAMLDEQMAWLCGQARRTVWLNPLLRYDEYQPLAGGAQVLARRVDQMLAIHNLAHLESLASALSQLLHRTKRSHPRSRSLS, encoded by the coding sequence ATGGTACTGGGAGACGCGCGCGCCGGTAAGTTTGCTGAGAATCTGACTGGATTCGGTCGCATGCTCAGAAGGGCCGGCCTTCGCGTTGACACATCAAGAATCAAGCTTGCCCAACAAGCGTTGACCCAGGTTGATCTGGGTGCTCGAATCGAGGTCATGGCCGCACTGGAAAGCACGCTCGTGAGCCGTCATCAGGATCGCGAGGTGTTCCAGCAACTGTTTGACGCTTACTTCAAGGATCCTGAGATTGCCAGGCAACTCCTTGCGCAGCTGCTACCGCAGTCCAAGGCCAGCAAGACACCCGCACAACGCAGCCCGCGTGCCCAGGAAGCGCTACATGTGATCAATCAGCCAAATCGCAAGACTCCGCAGCCCAGGGAGGACGAGATCAAGCTCGACGCTGCCATGAGTGCCAGTGACCGCGAGCGACTGCGGCACGCGGATTTTGAGGGACTTAGTGCCAGTGAGTACCGACTCGTCGAACGCCTGGCGCGCGAGATCCCGCTGAGTCTGCCACGACACAACGCGAGGCGGTATCGTGCAGCAAACCGGGGCGACCAGATTTATTGGCCCGGACTGATGCGTGAGCTCGCACGACACGACGGCGAGTTTCTTGAGATTGCGCGGGTAACCAGACAAACCCAGCCTCTGCCACTGCTGGTGCTGGTGGATGTTTCAGGTTCCATGGAACGTTACGCACGGCTGTTGCTGGCCTTCCTGCACCAGGCAACTCACGATTTGCGCCAGACGCGACGCGCGGTGTTTGCGTTCGGCACCCAGCTTACCAATCTGAACAAGGCCTTTCGACTCGACGATGCAGACGCCATGCTGGCCAGCGTGAACGAGGCCGTTCCAGACTTCGGTGGCGGCACACTGATCAGTGAGGCCATCCGGTGTTTACGACAGCAATATCGCCACGCGATCGTCGGGAACCGAAGTATTGTCCTGATCATCTCGGACGGTCTCGACACTGGCGATCCTGCCATGCTAGACGAACAGATGGCGTGGTTATGCGGGCAGGCACGACGCACTGTGTGGCTCAATCCACTGTTGCGGTACGATGAGTATCAGCCGCTGGCAGGCGGTGCACAAGTGCTGGCCAGACGGGTGGATCAGATGCTCGCAATTCACAATCTTGCTCACCTTGAGTCGCTAGCGAGTGCGCTCAGCCAGTTACTGCACCGGACAAAGCGTTCGCATCCTCGCTCACGATCTTTGAGCTAG
- a CDS encoding CoxG family protein, with product MQMQGSRQLNASAQDAWQALNDPEILKQCIPGCQKFEAESENVYLTAANIKIGPVSAKFTGRVELTDINPPHSYSLHFEAQGGVAGHGKGTSHVELVETDDGVELKYTVESQVGGKLAQLGQRLVDGAAKSMADDFFKRFEKALQEKTAGDAPSGEPTDTAANGGEESSAADTPEAGTVAQAQSKPSFPKWLWIAIIASILMILIVI from the coding sequence ATGCAGATGCAAGGAAGCCGACAACTGAACGCCAGTGCGCAGGATGCCTGGCAAGCCCTCAATGATCCGGAAATACTGAAGCAATGCATTCCGGGATGCCAGAAGTTTGAAGCCGAATCCGAGAATGTCTACTTGACGGCCGCCAACATCAAGATCGGACCGGTATCAGCCAAGTTCACTGGTCGGGTCGAATTGACTGATATCAACCCACCTCACTCGTACTCTCTGCACTTCGAAGCTCAAGGTGGCGTAGCCGGACATGGCAAGGGAACCTCGCACGTCGAACTGGTCGAGACCGATGACGGTGTCGAACTGAAGTACACCGTCGAATCACAGGTTGGTGGCAAACTTGCCCAGCTTGGTCAGCGACTCGTCGACGGAGCAGCCAAGTCCATGGCGGATGACTTTTTTAAACGCTTCGAGAAAGCCCTCCAGGAAAAGACAGCTGGTGATGCGCCATCCGGGGAGCCAACAGACACTGCAGCCAACGGTGGCGAGGAAAGTTCAGCTGCCGACACACCTGAGGCTGGAACCGTTGCCCAGGCGCAGTCAAAACCAAGCTTTCCGAAGTGGCTCTGGATCGCAATCATCGCATCGATCCTGATGATCCTGATTGTGATCTGA
- a CDS encoding SbcC/MukB-like Walker B domain-containing protein, with translation MSLALALGLSKMASRNVRVDSLFLDEGFGTLDEDALEMALQTLSSLHQEGKLIGVISHVQALKDRIATRIQVVPVRGGRSELEGPGCQRE, from the coding sequence GTGAGCCTGGCGCTTGCGCTGGGTTTGTCCAAGATGGCCAGTCGCAATGTCAGAGTCGATTCTCTGTTCCTGGACGAAGGGTTTGGAACCCTGGACGAAGATGCGCTGGAAATGGCGCTTCAGACTCTGTCGAGCCTGCATCAGGAGGGCAAACTTATTGGCGTGATCTCACATGTCCAGGCACTCAAGGACCGGATCGCAACCCGGATCCAGGTGGTGCCTGTTCGTGGTGGGCGCAGCGAACTGGAGGGACCCGGTTGTCAGCGTGAGTAG